ctgagtgtgtgtgtgtctgagcgAGTTTCTGAGCGTTCCTATCTGAGTaacgtgtgtttgtgtgtctgagcgagcgtgtgtgtgtgcgtgtgcgcgagGTGCATGTTGGGCACACACGTGTGTACATGTACGTATATTCTGTACCCGCTGTCTCGTTCTTCCCCTACATCCGTGTGTGGAGCAGGGTGTGTGTCGCGGTGCCTACTTGCTGCACACTTGGGAGGAGTGTAGGCCTCCCCTAACATACATGGTCACGTGCACACAATAGGTCTCTTTTCCAGTCCTGAAGCTGAGGCTAAGCAGCCGCCCAGGGAACCCTCTCTGATCCAAGCCTCGTCCTGCCTGGCAGCGAGCACCTCAGCCCGGCCCCAGCACCGTGTGGCTCCCTCCCAGACCCTCCCCTTTCCTCAAAGATGCCACCTGCGAACCCCTCCCTCTAGACGGGCAGCGCCGGGATGTGACCCTCAGGGCTGAATGAGTGTCGTTCAGCCGCGTCTGACAACGCTGACCTTTAAGCAGAATTAGCCAGTCTGTGGCCAAGAAGGGATTGGCCGATGCCCTGTGCCAAGTTCCGTGGGGACCCTGGGCCCAGGGCTATAAAGGGCGGCCGTGGGAGGGCCAGCCCAGCGGTCCGGAGCCCGGGAGCCGCCTGTCCTGTGGTTGTGAGCCCAGACCCCGGACGATGAGGACCCTGCTCCTGGCCATTGGCCTCGGCCTCGTTGCTGCCCTGCAGGCCCAGGAGCTCCCGGCCGTGGGGCAGCCGCTGCAGGATGTGAGGCTCAGATGGGGCGATGGGGCAGGGGGGGCGGCAGGGAGAGGCGCGAAGCCCACCCCGGAGGCAGTGGTCAGATGGAGCCACAGGGGCCTGAGCCAGACCGGCCCAGGGTGCCACTCTGGGTGGGTCTGGCCAGGGTGCTGGGCGTTTGCGGGGGGAATGGTGGCTGGGAAACACAGCCTGAGCTCCAGCCTCCACGGGGTGGGGCAGAGTCTGGGGCTGCAGAGTCGGGGTAGGGGATCAGCCGGAGCCTGATGGGAGGGCCTTTCTCCAGCTGTTGGGGAGATGGTATCTGAAGGCCATGACCTCGGACCTGGAGATTCCCGGGAAGAAGCCCGAGTCGGTGACCCCCTTGACTCTCAAGGCCCTGGAGGGGGGCGACCTGGAAGTCCAGATAACCATGCTGTGAGTGTCGCCTCCCGCCTTCCCCTCCCCGCACCAGGAGGGCGGGGGTCTCATGGGGTGTCCTTCTCAGCCCCTTGTGTGACACTTAGCCCTGGACAGCTCTGGGGGGAACCATCCTAGAGGGGACAATGTCTCACTGGGGGCGCCGTGCAGGGGACAGACCCCGGATGAAACCctgtgggtgggaggggcagTGCTGGGAGACCCAGGCAACTGCCACATGCCAGCTGATGCCTGGCCTGGAGGTGGCTGACACGCCATCGTCCCTCCCCCCCGGGGCTATCACGGACCCCAGGCTGCCTGTGGCTGCTGGGCCAGGGGGACCGGAGCCGGGACTGGGCCGGGTCTCCAAGGTGGGTGACCCCCAAGCAGCATCACACATGGCTTCTGTGTTCCAGGATTGACGGTCAGTGCCAGGACGTGACACTGGTCCTAAAGAAAACCAACCAGCCCCTCAAGTTCACGGCCTGTGAGTCCCGGGGCCCTggccgggggcaggggtggggacggCCAGTGAGTTTCTGGGACAGTCTTGCAGC
The nucleotide sequence above comes from Phacochoerus africanus isolate WHEZ1 chromosome 2, ROS_Pafr_v1, whole genome shotgun sequence. Encoded proteins:
- the LCN1 gene encoding lipocalin-1, with protein sequence MRTLLLAIGLGLVAALQAQELPAVGQPLQDLLGRWYLKAMTSDLEIPGKKPESVTPLTLKALEGGDLEVQITMLIDGQCQDVTLVLKKTNQPLKFTAYDGKRVVYILPSKVKDHYILYCEGELDGQEVRMVKLVGRDPENNPEALEEFEEVARAKGLNLDLVRPQQSETCSPGGN